The following coding sequences lie in one Hippopotamus amphibius kiboko isolate mHipAmp2 chromosome 17, mHipAmp2.hap2, whole genome shotgun sequence genomic window:
- the CHD3 gene encoding chromodomain-helicase-DNA-binding protein 3 isoform X10, whose protein sequence is MASPLRDEEEEEEEMVVSEEEEEEEEEGDEEEEEVEAADEDYEEDDDEGVLGRGPGHDRGRDRHSPPGCHLFPPPPPPLPPPPPPPPPPPPDKDDIRLLPSALGVKKRKRGPKKQKENKPGKPRKRKKLDSEEEFGSERDEYREKSESGGSEYGTGPGRKRRRKHREKKEKKTKRRKKGEGDGGQKQVEQKSSATLLLTWGLEDVEHVFSEEDYHTLTNYKAFSQFMRPLIAKKNPKIPMSKMMTILGAKWREFSANNPFKGSAAAVAAAAAAAAAAVAEQVSAAVPSATPIAPSGPPALPPPPAADVQPPPVRRAKTKEGKGPGHKRRSKSPRVPDGRKKLRGKKMAPLKIKLGLLGGKRKKGGSYVLQSDEGPEPEAEESDLDSGSVHSASGRPDGPVRTKKLKRGRPGRKKKKVLGCPAVAGEEEVDGYETDHQDYCEVCQQGGEIILCDTCPRAYHLVCLDPELDRAPEGKWSCPHCEKEGVQWEAKEEEEDYEEEGEEEGEKEEEDDHMEYCRVCKDGGELLCCDACISSYHIHCLNPPLPDIPNGEWLCPRCTCPVLKGRVQKILHWRWGEPPVSVPAPQQADGNPDAPPPRPLQGRSEREFFVKWVGLSYWHCSWAKELQLEIFHLVMYRNYQRKNDMDEPPPLDYGSGEDDGKSDKRKVKDPHYAEMEEKYYRFGIKPEWMTVHRIISHSVDKKGNYHYLVKWRDLPYDQSTWEEDEMNIPEYEDHKQSYWRHRELIMGEDPAQPRKYKKKKKELQGDGPPSSPTNDPTVKYETQPRFITATGGTLHMYQLEGLNWLRFSWAQGTDTILADEMGLGKTIQTIVFLYSLYKEGHTKGPFLVSAPLSTIINWEREFQMWAPKFYVVTYTGDKDSRAIIRENEFSFEDNAIKGGKKAFKMKREAQVKFHVLLTSYELITIDQAALGSIRWACLVVDEAHRLKNNQSKFFRVLNGYKIDHKLLLTGTPLQNNLEELFHLLNFLTPERFNNLEGFLEEFADISKEDQIKKLHDLLGPHMLRRLKADVFKNMPAKTELIVRVELSPMQKKYYKYILTRNFEALNSRGGGNQVSLLNIMMDLKKCCNHPYLFPVAAMESPKLPSGAYEGGALIKASGKLMLLQKMLRKLKEQGHRVLIFSQMTKMLDLLEDFLDYEGYKYERIDGGITGALRQEAIDRFNAPGAQQFCFLLSTRAGGLGINLATADTVIIFDSDWNPHNDIQAFSRAHRIGQANKVMIYRFVTRASVEERITQVAKRKMMLTHLVVRPGLGSKAGSMSKQELDDILKFGTEELFKDENEGENKEEDSSVIHYDNEAIARLLDRNQDATEDTDVQNMNEYLSSFKVAQYVVREEDKIEEIEREIIKQEENVDPDYWEKLLRHHYEQQQEDLARNLGKGKRVRKQVNYNDAAQEDQDNQSEYSVGSEEEDEDFDERPEGRRQSKRQLRNEKDKPLPPLLARVGGNIEVLGFNTRQRKAFLNAVMRWGMPPQDAFTTQWLVRDLRGKTEKEFKAYVSLFMRHLCEPGADGSETFADGVPREGLSRQQVLTRIGVMSLVKKKVQEFEHINGRWSMPELMPDPSADSKRSSRASSPTKTSPTTPEASATNSPCTSKPATPAPSEKGDGIRTPLEKDDAENQEEKPEKNSRVGEKMETEVDTPSPAPSLGERLEPRKIPPEDEVPGVPGELEPEPGYRGDREKSATESTPGERGEEKPMDGQEHRERPEGETGDLGKREDVKGDRELRPGPPRDEPRSNGRREEKAEKPRFMFNIADGGFTELHTLWQNEERAAISSGKLNEIWHRRHDYWLLAGIVLHGYARWQDIQNDAQFAIINEPFKTEANKGNFLEMKNKFLARRFKLLEQALVIEEQLRRAAYLNLSQEPAHPAMALHARFAEAECLAESHQHLSKESLAGNKPANAVLHKVLNQLEELLSDMKADVTRLPATLSRIPPIAARLQMSERSILSRLASKGTEPHPTPAFPPGPYATPPGYGAAFSAAPVGALAAAGANYSQMPAGSFITAATNGPPVLVKKEKEMVGALVSDGLDRKEPRAGEVICIDD, encoded by the exons CAGGTGGAACAGAAGTCGTCGGCAACTCTGCTCCTGACCTGGGGCCTGGAGGACGTGGAGCATGTGTTCTCCGAGGAGGATTACCACACACTCACCAACTACAAAGCCTTTAGCCAGTTCATGAG GCCCCTGATTGCTAAGAAGAACCCTAAGATCCCAATGTCTAAGATGATGACCATCCTTGGGGCCAAGTGGAGAGAGTTCAGCGCCAACAACCCCTTCAAGGGGTCGGCAGCTGctgtggcggcggcggcggcagcggcggccgcAGCTGTAGCTGAGCAGGTGTCAGCTGCTGTCCCATCAGCCACCCCCATCGCACCTTCCGGACCCcccgcccttcccccaccccctgccgctGATGTCCAGCCCCCACCCGTCCGAAGAGCCAAAACCAAAGAGGGCAAAG GTCCAGGCCATAAGAGGCGGAGTAAGAGCCCCAGAGTGCCTGATGGACGCAAGAAGCTTCGGGGAAAGAAGATGGCACCACTCAAGATCAAACTAGGGCTGCTGGGTGgcaagaggaagaagggaggctCG TATGTTTTGCAGAGTGACGAGGGCCCCGAACCGGAGGCTGAGGAGTCAGACCTGGACAGTGGCAGTGTCCACAGTGCCTCAGGCCGCCCTGACGGCCCTGTCCGAACCAAGAAACTAAAGAGAGGCCggccaggaaggaagaagaagaagg TCCTGGGCTGTCCTGCAGTGGCCGGGGAGGAGGAGGTTGATGGCTACGAGACGGATCACCAGGATTACTGTGAGGTGTGCCAGCAGGGTGGGGAAATTATTCTGTGTGACACCTGCCCTCGTGCCTACCACCTCGTCTGCCTTGATCCTGAGCTTGACCGGGCTCCTGAGGGCAAGTGGAGCTGCCCCCACTGT gagaaggagggggTACAGTGGGaggccaaggaggaggaggaagactatgaggaggaaggggaggaggaaggggagaaggaggaggaggacgaccACATGGAGTACTGCCGTGTGTGCAAGGATGGCGGGGAGCTCCTGTGCTGTGACGCCTGCATCTCCTCCTACCACATCCACTGTCTCAACCCTCCGCTGCCTGACATCCCCAATGGCGAATGGCTGTGTCCCCGATGCACA TGTCCGGTACTGAAAGGCCGTGTGCAGAAGATCCTACACTGGCGGTGGGGGGAGCCCCCTGTGTCAGTGCCAGCCCCCCAGCAGGCAGACGGGAATCCAgatgccccacccccacgtccTCTTCAAGGCAGATCGGAGCGAGAGTTCTTTGTCAAGTGGGTAGGACTGTCCTACTGGCACTGCTCCTGGGCCAAGGAGCTTCAG CTGGAAATCTTCCACTTGGTCATGTACCGAAACTACCAGCGGAAAAATGACATGGATGAGCCCCCACCCCTGGACTACGGCTCTGGGGAGGATGATGGGAAGAGTGACAAGCGCAAGGTGAAGGACCCGCACTACGCTGAGATGGAGGAGAAGTACTACCGCTTTGGCATCAAGCCGGAGTGGATGACCGTCCACCGGATCATCAGCCACAG TGTGGATAAAAAGGGGAATTACCACTATCTAGTGAAATGGAGGGACTTGCCATACGACCAGTCCACGTGGGAGGAAGATGAAATGAACATCCCTGAATATGAGGACCATAAGCAAAGCTACTGGAGACACCG AGAACTAATTATGGGGGAGGACCCTGCCCAGCCCCGCAagtataagaagaagaagaaggagctGCAGGGTGATGGGCCTCCCAGCTCTCCTACTAATGAC CCTACAGTGAAATATGAGACTCAGCCACGGTTTATCACAGCCACTGGAGGTACACTGCACATGTATCAGCTGGAAGGGCTGAATTGGCTACGCTTCTCGTGGGCCCAGGGCACTGACACCATTCTGGCTGATGAGATGGGACTGGGCAAGACCATACAAACCATCGTCTTCCTCTACTCCCTGTATAAGGAG GGCCACACGAAGGGTCCCTTCCTGGTGAGTGCCCCGCTCTCTACCATCATTAACTGGGAGCGGGAGTTCCAGATGTGGGCACCCAAGTTCTATGTGGTGACATACACGGGTGACAAGGACAGCCGAGCCATCATTCGTGAGAATGAGTTTTCCTTTGAAGACAACGCTATCAAAGGTGGCAAGAAAGCTTTTAAGATGAAG AGGGAGGCGCAGGTGAAGTTCCATGTTCTCCTGACATCGTACGAGCTGATCACCATTGATCAGGCAGCGCTTGGCTCCATCCGCTGGGCCTGTCTCGTGGTGGATGAGGCCCATCGGCTCAAGAACAACCAGTCCAAG TTTTTCAGGGTCCTCAATGGCTACAAGATAGATCATAAGTTGCTGCTGACAGGGACTCCATTGCAGAATAATCTGGAGGAGCTCTTCCATCTGCTGAACTTCCTCACCCCAGAGAGGTTTAA CAATCTGGAGGGCTTCTTAGAGGAGTTTGCTGACATATCCAAAGAAGACCAGATTAAGAAACTTCATGACTTGCTGGGGCCACATATGCTGCGGAGGCTTAAGGCTGATGTCTTTAAGAACATGCCGGCCAAGACAGAGCTCATCGTTCGCGTGGAGCTGAGCCCCATGCAGAA GAAATACTACAAGTATATCCTGACCCGAAATTTTGAGGCCTTGAATTCACGAGGCGGTGGGAACCAAGTGTCGCTGCTTAACATCATGATGGATCTTAAGAAGTGCTGCAACCATCCATACCtctttcctgtggctgctatG GAGTCCCCCAAACTTCCCAGTGGGGCTTACGAGGGTGGGGCACTTATTAAGGCGTCTGGGAAGCTTATGCTGCTGCAGAAGATGCTGCGGAAGCTGAAGGAGCAAGGACACAGAGTGCTCATCTTCTCGCAG atgACCAAAATGTTAGACTTGCTAGAGGACTTCTTAGACTACGAAGGCTACAAGTATGAGCGCATCGATGGCGGCATCACTGgtgccctgaggcaggaggccATTGATCGCTTCAATG CTCCTGGGGCCCAACAGTTCTGCTTCCTCCTGTCCACccgggctgggggcctgggcatCAATCTGGCCACTGCTGACACTGTCATCATCTTTGACTCAGACTGGAACCCCCATAATGATATCCAG GCCTTCAGCCGGGCACATCGGATCGGCCAGGCCAACAAAGTGATGATATACCGGTTTGTGACTCGCGCGTCAGTGGAAGAGCGGATCACGCAGGTGGCCAAGAGAAAGATGATGCTGACACATCTGGTGGTGCGGCCCGGGCTGGGCTCCAAGGCGGGCTCCATGTCCAAGCAGGAGCTGGATGACATCCTCAAATTTGGCACCGAGGAGCTGTTCAAGGATGAAAATGAAG GGGAGAACAAGGAGGAGGATAGCAGTGTGATTCACTATGACAACGAGGCCATCGCTCGGCTCTTGGACCGGAACCAGGATGCAACTGAGGACACGGACGTGCAGAACATGAATGAATATCTCAGCTCCTTCAAGGTGGCCCAGTACGTGGTGCGGGAAGAAGACAAG ATTGAGGAAATCGAGCGCGAGATCATCAAGCAGGAGGAGAACGTGGACCCCGACTACTGGGAGAAGCTGCTGAGACACCACTAcgagcagcagcaggaggaccTGGCCCGGAACCTCGGCAAAGGCAAGCGGGTCCGCAAGCAGGTCAACTACAATGACGCTGCTCAGGAGGACCAAG ATAACCAGTCTGAATACTCAGTGGGgtcagaggaggaggatgaagactTTGATGAGCGTCCTGAAG GGCGACGACAGTCAAAGAGGCAGCTCCGGAATGAAAAGGATAAGCCGCTGCCCCCACTGCTGGCCCGAGTTGGGGGCAACATTGAG GTGTTGGGATTCAACACCCGTCAGCGGAAGGCCTTCCTCAATGCTGTGATGCGCTGGGGCATGCCACCGCAGGATGCCTTCACCACCCAGTGGCTTGTGCGGGACCTCAGGGGCAAGACTGAAAAGGAGTTCAA GGCCTATGTGTCTTTGTTCATGCGCCATCTCTGTGAGCCTGGGGCAGACGGCTCTGAAACCTTTGCTGACGGGGTCCCTCGGGAGGGGCTGAGTCGCCAGCAAGTGTTGACCCGCATTGGAGTCATGTCTCTCGTCAAGAAGAAG GTACAGGAGTTTGAGCACATCAATGGGCGCTGGTCCATGCCGGAGCTGATGCCCGACCCCAGTGCTGACTCCAAGCGCTCCTCTAGGGCCTCCTCTCCTACCAAAACGTCTCCTACCACTCCTGAGGCTTCTGCTACAAACAGTCCTTGCACCTCAAAACCTG CTACTCCAGCTCCCAGTGAGAAAGGAGATGGCATAAGGACACCTCTGGAAAAGGATGACGCAGAAAACCAGGAGGAGAAGCCAGAGAAGAATAGCAGAGTTGGGgagaagatggagacagag GTTGAtacgcccagcccagccccatcaCTTGGGGAGCGGCTGGAGCCAAGGAAGATTCCTCCAGAGGATGAGGTGCCAGGGGTACCTGGAGAGCTGGAGCCTGAACCTGGGTACCGGGGGGACAGAGAGAAGTCAG ccacaGAGTCGACGCCAGGAGAGAGGGGGGAGGAGAAGCCGATGGATGGACAGGAACACAGGGAGAGGCCGGAGGGGGAGACAGGGGATTTGGGCAAGAGAG AAGATGTAAAAGGGGACCGGGAGCTTCGACCTGGGCCTCCTCGAGACGAGCCGCGGTCCAATGGGCGACGtgaggagaaggcagagaagcCGCGGTTCATGTTCAATATTGCAgatggtggcttcacag AACTTCATACCCTGTGGCAGAATGAGGAACGGGCAGCTATTTCCTCAGGGAAACTCAATGAGATCTGGCACCGAAGACATGACTATTGGCTTTTGGCTGGGATTGTCCT CCATGGCTATGCACGGTGGCAGGACATCCAGAACGATGCTCAGTTTGCCATTATCAATGAGCCATTTAAAACTGAAGCCAATAAGGGGAACTTTCTGGAGATGAAAAACAAGTTCCTGGCCCGGAGATTCAAG CTCCTGGAGCAGGCGCTGGTGATTGAGGAGCAGCTGCGGCGGGCGGCCTACCTGAACCTATCACAGGAGCCGGCGCACCCCGCCATGGCCCTCCACGCCCGCTTCGCCGAGGCCGAGTGCCTGGCCGAGAGCCACCAGCACCTCTCCAAGGAGTCGTTGGCGGGGAACAAGCCGGCCAACGCCGTCCTGCACAAGG TTCTGAACCAGCTGGAGGAGTTGCTGAGCGACATGAAGGCAGACGTGACCCGCCTGCCAGCCACGCTGTCCCGAATACCCCCCATCGCAGCCCGCCTTCAGATGTCCGAGCGCAGCATCCTCAGCCGGCTGGCCAGCAAGGGCACGGAGCCTCACCCCACACCG GCCTTCCCCCCGGGTCCATACGCTACACCTCCGGGGTACGGGGCAGCCTTCAGCGCCGCACCCGTAGGGGCCCTGGCCGCCGCAGGCGCCAACTACAGCCAGATGCCTGCAGGGTCCTTCATCACAG CCGCCACCAACGGCCCTCCAGTGCTggtgaagaaggagaaggaaatggTGGGGGCACTGGTGTCAGACGGGCTGGATCGGAAGGAGCCCCGAGCCGGGGAGGTGATCTGTATAGACGACTGA